TTGTTCACaattatgttttgtaatttgataGAACGAATTATTTAAAGGCCACAGTCCACAGCCCAATCAGAGTCTACCGAGTATATCTCTGTAAGTCATTACACAATACAAATTGACAAATTATAGTACTAAGTCCTGTATAGAGGTCCGGCTGACTGTAAAGGTAAACGCCATTTAGCCTCTGAATCTgtaaatcattaatattacatatacgGTGGTAAAATTCACAGCTGGCTCTCTTTGGTCGTTTTATGGTCAATGTATATATCAATGGTATAATCATAGTATGGCGTTGCTATGGTAGCCTAAGGAGATTAAGGTTTTAAGTCCATGAATGTAAATCGGCCtgtctttttattaaaatctgtgGTCGACAGCTCGATACACCGGTTTACGGTTATGAAGGCTTTAATCATTTGCAATGACAGTGATACTTTATTACCACAGATGATCTTTTTATATGTCATACAGCATACTTGACACTAGTCAAATTATTACATCAATTGACTTTAATATTTTGCCTTCAATCACTTCAATGATCAATCTTCGTAGCAAACAGTTTCCAATAATTTTTGTGAGTTCTgaccaaaaaattaaaatcgtctcgtgtaatattttaaagtgcaaaatttattatttaaatttatgttggatttaaaataaaattattgtataggtgGTGAAACCTAGTGAAGTGATTTATACCCgtgaaaaatgtaaaaaaaatgagtCCCATTTTACaagcatataaaattaaataaaaaataccgtTGGGGGTGATGGATGATGAGGAGGCCGATTTGCGTGAACAAATATTTCACAACAATGTTCGGGAGCAAATCGTAAGTTTTGTTGTTTGACCTAACTTCTacgttgtttaaaatatttacaatgaatttcttttgttttagataTTCCTCCTTCTATTCATTTTGTTGTACCTTTTCTCGTTCATGTTAATCGAGAAATTTAGACGTCGAGACAGTGAAGATTACTTTACAGCAGATGAAGATGAGGTCAAGGTTTACCGTATCAGCCTGTGGCTCTGTACCTTTGCCTTGGCTGTATCATTGGGATCAGCACTCCTGCTGCCAGTCTCAATAGTCAGCAATGAAGTGCTCATTTTGTACCCAAAtagttattatgttaaatgGCTAAATAGCTCACTTATACAGGGTAAGAAAATAATGgttttattcataacaaaatattaaaaattaattaaaattttattttcttcataataataataactgtaCATGCTTGTGATAATAACTTAGTAATTACAAATTACCTGGAGAcgtaatgataaataatttttttgtaatatatatttttgttttaggtTTATGGAACCATGTGTTTCTCTTTTCAAATCTGTCATTGTTTGTGTTCCTACCATTTGCTTACTTATTTTCTGAATCAACTGGATTTCCTGGATGTCGGGGTTTGAGAGGCAGAGTATATGAGACATTTATAGTCTTGTTCCTTCTTGGGATTGGTATGCTTGGACTAGCATATGTGATCTCAGCCTGGTTAAAAGGTGATCGATCTGGAATAGATGCATTACTcagtaagtaatattatgttttgggAAATAAACATAACTATCAGTAGTTTGGGGTTCAACATTCATTTTAACTACTTGAGGTCCAAAGgctgtataatatttaacaacattattgatttaattgcGATACAATTATTGCaatgtaatttgtaatattttatatgataaatcTGGATAAAAGAGGAAggctattaatatttatataatattatcaattagtaattgttattagtaatttaaaatgtaaccctaaaaatatatattttttttaaactggacaacaaatactttaaataaagatttgtatTCTAGGAACTACTTTAAAATttcacattaatttaattatagattattGGGATctgatattttatgtattgtttCCGTAATGTATGTATTGAAAAGGGAGCTTGTGTATTCATGCCATACATTATAGAATCCATTGTTTCGGTCAATGCCATGCTAGGTGCGTCTGTGATGCGTCGTTAGTCACGAATTCTGTCCATTAGTATTTGAAATACATTAATGTACATATCTGTATACAACTAGTTAATATAGCAACacggcctagtggctttaccATGCGACTCCTATCTCTAAGTttgtaggtttgatccccagctgtgcaccaattgactttctttctaagtgcgcatttcacattctctcgaacggtaaaggaaaacatcgtgatgaaatcggaaatcggcttgccttagaccaaaaaagtcgacggtatGCGtctggcacagaaggctgatcacctacttgcctattagattaaccaATTATCATGAggcagatacagaaatatgaggcccagatctaaaaaggttgcagcgccattgattttttatacaactagTTACAGGGTTACTttagtattgtattgtatgatACATTTCAATGTAAGATCACTCCTACAATcacgataaaattaatttatttattgcaataatttaattgctataacctatagtttataattttgcCTTTCACTTATTAAAGGTAGGTATCCAATTACAAGTAATTTGATAGGTATTCCTAAGGCCCTGTATAACTAGCTTGTGAGACGAGTACCTTTAAAGGGAATCAAGTTTTagttataagatattttaccATTTTGGAGGGAAAGTGTGTTTGTAGTTTGTAGTTTTAAGATAAACAAGATATGACTAGTGCCGCTGTCATTGAATTGCTCACCGCTTAAGATGCAACTTGAACCAATTTATGAATGTTTTCGACAATATTGCaagatatgtaataaaattgtgtattaacTATTATCTACGGCTAACCATTGAATTATTTGTATCTATAAAACGAATTGTGGCGAATCATTATATAACTATGTATGTAAAGTGTATATGGATACTCATACATATGTCAGTGAATTGCATACTTATTACTTATGCATAAAATAATTCCTTCTGTTACAGATTTATGGACATACCTTCCATTCTTGTATTCTTGTGTGTCATTCGTCGGCGTACTGATGTTGTTAGGTAagtgtttacaaaaataatataattaatgtattttcacCAATATTTTAGCGGGCGGACGcataaatttgtgttttcGCGTGTTGTCAATTCCCAATAAGTgagaagtaaaaatatttttgatgttgAAGCATTAAGGGATATAATTTCTAAAAGTatgtatagtatttttatgatgTTCCGATAtcttatctattaaaaaataattacgaaatatGTGTATCGTGTTACTATCTCTGATAATAGTATATTGGTGGCTATCAGATATTAACAGATGGCGTATTGAatgaaaatcaatatttatttaaaaatagttatcacaaaattatatatcctGTGATTCATCATCTTCAACCATTCCCTCCTCTTTattcagaaaatatttaatgaggtCGTCATGTTGTGGGAACATTTCGTACAGTTCTTTTTTACATTCTTCCAGTTTGTCAACCTCATTTAACATCTTGTGCGCTTTTGCCATGTACAAGCGAGCTTTAAAGCTTTTTTCATTGAGTCGCAGTGCCCATTCACAGTCATTaaagacctaaaaaaaaatttttggcGCTTAAATTTCTTTACGCGACACTAATGAAAGActgaaaagtttttttttcgctTGGCTTTGCATACACGAGCAAGACATTACTTAGAACTTTTATCTATGTGTGGGCGtgcctttaaaattaaagatttagaCTATTTACTAACAAAGATTTGAGTCCTTAcatcttaaaatattgaatgcgAAGTGACCAACTAAGCAACGAAGATATTAGTTTCACGCGAATACTATACAATTGGACTCACCCAGCCATACATAATTGCCAAAACTTGTTAGTGTAGATAAAAAGACAATTTATGTTCGCGATTGACGCGCAAACatgctatatttattattcctaCTCGTAGCCTGTGCTCGTAAAACAATAGTGATTCAAAACAGTCGATTTGGACGCAACTCAATATTGagcttattttatatgaacaaCTGCTCTCACCATTATTAAGTTGATCATTTAAACCGTAAATCCTAAGTTCTCGATAGTCAGTCAATCAGGCGTAATGATGTTTATGTTAACTCCCATAAAGCATAGTTTAACCCCAATATCTCTgatatctaaatatttttatagttaatgtTATCTAATCAACGTGATTGACGTGTAATAATGTGCAAAGATCTAAGAGTTAGTGGTTTCTTTTTGTCCCTctcaaaatgtaatatttccGTGCGCTAAATGTGGCAGTCATCATTCAAGCACGGTGCACTCTTCgatgaaattattaactacATAGAAAGTTCGTAGATTGTTTATGCGAATTGCGGGCTAGAATTTATCTAACGCGTTTTCACCATTATCGCCTCGAAACCAGTCGAATGCATGTCGGTGAAGGTCATTGACATACCTTCTGATAGTTTCCAAGTTTGATGTTCGTCAATGCTCTGTCGCAGTAAAACATTGGATTGTCTTTGACCTGTTCTATAGCTCTATTGTAGCATGATAGTGCCTTTTCGTATTCTTGCCGACGGAATGCTTTGATTGCTTGTGTCTTTAATGTGTCGGCTTTTTCGTGACGAATTTTCCGATCCAACGCCCGCCGTTCTGCATCTTTGCTCACTTCGGCCATCCATGCATCTTTGTCGAGTTCACCCTGGAATTGCAGACACACGTGTATTTCATTTAACTTCTTGTACCGGTATAACACCCGTCACATTATACTACTAACCGGAACtagatttacattatttattttaaagccaGGCTGTACAATAATTTTCAGAATTATCAGTATGATGACGTTAAATAGATAAACGTTTAAAAGAATGCAATTTATGTCGaagtaattaacaataaattggttctttgtacaatattttagatataacGGAACATTTAGATtctacaaaacaataatttgataaGCTAAAACAAGACTGTAAAAACTTTGAGTGTTCTCGAATACAAATGATAGATATTTATAGCGGTACACGAGCCAAATTTCTTTCACCATTGTGAATCTTTGCTATTTCCGTACAATGCAATTACTTAACaatgttctataaataaagaagCCGGTATTTTTGTAATGCTCGTGTAATTAGAACACTGAGAAATTCGAAAGAAGtagaagtaaaaataaatgcgTTAGTTCAATCGTCATATTAATTGAGcacgtattattttttttactataatgcAGTAAAGGTACTTAGTGCTAAAGATAAGCGCATGAGTTGAATACATTGTGTTGTGTAACTTATGATAACCCAATTtcaatatgttaaattgaatttttgttaCTGCAGTTTTACTTGTACTaagctaaaaaaaacaaagagtCTTCTTAGCTCAGCTGAATGATCGTTCTTTATGAATCAGCATTATGTTATTTCCAACCTGAAGCAATAATTTTCAACCCAGTGCGTGTGGTTTATATGCCTTTGTCTTAAGTTATCATCTAATTATGTCGGTAATCTTAAACTTAACAGATATTTTAGCTTTCTTAGcttgatataatttatgagttatttttaagtgcgcgtttattacaaaattatattaaaaaataaataaaatcaatggcgctacaaattttttaggtctgggcctcagatttctgtatcagtttcatgatcatttgataATCGAATAAGCAGGTAGTTGATAAGACCTCTGTGCccgacaagccggtttcctaacgatgttttccttcaccgttagagctaatgttaaatacgaaCATAGAAATAGTCaaatggtgcacagccggggatccagcctacgacctcaggatgag
This is a stretch of genomic DNA from Pieris brassicae chromosome 1, ilPieBrab1.1, whole genome shotgun sequence. It encodes these proteins:
- the LOC123710098 gene encoding tetratricopeptide repeat protein 12, with the protein product MSRCFTNPALKDHKAMELNEEWTNFMKRIGEVSGLVKDLASGDKDKADAAKVLADRCLEGKDINVDDVKMTVKHDRTVINQKAFKSLEKNDTGELDKDAWMAEVSKDAERRALDRKIRHEKADTLKTQAIKAFRRQEYEKALSCYNRAIEQVKDNPMFYCDRALTNIKLGNYQKVFNDCEWALRLNEKSFKARLYMAKAHKMLNEVDKLEECKKELYEMFPQHDDLIKYFLNKEEGMVEDDESQDI